One region of Alosa sapidissima isolate fAloSap1 chromosome 1, fAloSap1.pri, whole genome shotgun sequence genomic DNA includes:
- the n4bp2 gene encoding NEDD4-binding protein 2, protein MPKKRKNGQSPARVPGQLNESRSNDNRVYGSSEPFPQGEPNRSNSGYGISNSTALGFTDREHILRNMEEVFSHLDPEVIHMVLTECDFNMENAMDSLLELSDAAKGPPTLPPPVSGFEIAAALLNPDLPQSITSHPKTTDSSTLAVHTPHALPHHLQSEPSSLSTSVPLSSLPTPQFPPQQTLLSNPSLHHQTFSPKQKQASRGNSPVGELSFAAGATSVNQSDRLDFSHLIGGSVGLGGSGSAFQAYRRDEQPRAVGAPWNITAPEFHPRVEVPSFITPVVQNPTLAARWSTYASVSQAPLKPTATIPTSWTTQQPPVYGNKPTTAPTPNHRLRFEGRVVVLLRGAPGSGKSTLARALLDHNHGGVSLSTDEYFCRHGDYCYDPSELGTAHEWNQQRAKEAMERGQSPVIIDNTNLQSWEMRPYVAMALNQKYKVVFREPDTWWKFKPRELEKHTKHGVNREKIRRMLDSYDKHVSVHSIMGSARPDLHREPPVTSDLPRPDLLEPPPPVSLPDVSSVPVRSFFMGQPPELLDSVDLYQDPQDVDQRLHVELPVMFSQSIGQRERKERDRGRRPANSQPAAALSSAAAQGFVEADCATGSDEEIFAAGSAEVQAEVAKGGDAQGAPLTFIGDWPCESQGPRGQRTSNRRLGDKEAHGQDDAGGAEVRRAGGGPDFSEFQKLMDLLQGDAEVDGPIELSDSEEESSPSSGPDTQPPSPSCLTEDTTHVPNPSREEERTGAEKGEEDRAQESGEESNKEEEEMEKDRKDEGKEIKEGKDGLEEVSDAKGLEGREDGERSGGGHVSEKRRVNRRSGKSCRLALTFTNQAPASVSPHHTQTESPLQPECQTQDTFIEVVPSCSISTQTESCDFALLWRLEHGGLWEGAGEKVLTGNASHFVPAVSEAESACLGRRVTHDRGAQVEEEELMEARTKDEGLSILMRHFTGVAVETLNDLYEKCQQDLEWTTNLLLDSGERLSREDEEAETEDEEELGRLKEGEREKAEEKDEAEREKIKDSEREEVKAVGIGIAESTREDTEADVRSRDPADVRVSRPDEATDGTHVRSEVDEDEAQPTRDSKSPPEPFAHEPTAQATMTSQSQEAVQQQESSQSQRHLSEFAGTGTYLFLDACPEASGWTVGFQEEEDGGVEGDGKEDMRRRVEDVDAVTQSILSHLEKLTKREEDEKEREKQERERERRKERTKGSKPLDIQTLELKLPTELALQLTELFGPVGINPGEFSDDCSVKMDLNLARLLHQKWKETIQEKQRQASLSYHLLQESSVHWGESQSGMSRPQDGTKPHFLIGVDGYASLVGQSDYTEDTPIVANQITLKTLQHRNLSQPYVSLRDIMSEEQALQDIEKSRLSHWDPELRDGAAMLKEKQLFSLFPTIDRLFLKDIFRHNSYSLEQTEKYLHCLLDVGPVKNVVATDSGPQHNHTHTPRTPSKERKQQEPEPVFQETDEPEYQDLRAEANLHRFKQQECFSKAAEAHRRGKRQVASFYAQQGHLHGQKMREANHRAALCIFERVNASLLPQNVLDLHGLHVSEALEHLQRILKVKSTEYKQGLCKPQLSVITGRGNRSQGGVAKIRPAVIDCLKSKHYEFTEPNGGLVLVSLQKEVKA, encoded by the exons ATGcctaaaaagagaaaaaatggCCAGAGTCCTGCGCGGGTTCCTGGACAGCTAAACGAGTCCCGGAGCAACGACAATCGTGTTTACGGGTCTAGTGAACCTTTCCCACAGGGTGAACCAAACAGAAGTAACTCTGGATATGGCATTTCCAACTCCACTGCTCTGGGATTTACTGATAGGGAACATATATTGAGAAACATGGAGGAGGTATTCTCACATTTGGACCCCGAGGTCATTCACATGGTACTGACGGAGTGTGATTTCAATA TGGAGAATGCAATGGACTCCCTCCTGGAACTCTCTGATGCTGCCAAGGGTCCACCTACTTTGCCACCTCCTGTCTCTGGTTTTGAGATTGCAGCAGCCCTCTTAAATCCTGACCTTCCTCAATCCATCACCTCCCACCCCAAAACTACAGACTCCAGTACCTTAGCAgttcacacaccacatgcactcCCACACCACCTTCAGTCAGAACCATCTTCTCTGTCTACTTCTGTGCCTCTGTCCTCTCTTCCAACTCCTCAGTTCCCTCCTCAGCAGACTTTGCTGAGTAACCCCAGTTTGCATCACCAGACTTTCAGCCCTAAACAGAAACAGGCCAGCAGAGGGAATTCCCCAGTGGGGGAGCTAAGCTTTGCTGCCGGGGCTACTTCAGTTAATCAGAGTGATCGACTGGACTTCAGTCACCTAATTGGGGGGTCAGTTGGACTAGGGGGCAGCGGTTCAGCCTTCCAGGCCTATCGCAGAGATGAGCAGCCTCGTGCAGTGGGAGCCCCCTGGAACATCACGGCACCAGAGTTCCACCCACGAGTAGAGGTGCCGTCCTTCATCACGCCGGTAGTACAAAATCCCACCCTTGCAGCCCGTTGGTCAACTTATGCGTCTGTCAGCCAGGCCCCTCTAAAACCCACAGCAACCATCCCCACCTCATGGACCACACAGCAACCTCCAGTCTACGGCAACAAACCCACTACAGCTCCCACCCCTAACCACAGGCTCCGCTTCGAAGGCAGGGTTGTAGTGCTGCTTAGAGGAGCTCCAGGATCCGGCAAATCAACTttagccag GGCACTGTTAGACCACAACCATGGGGGTGTGTCTTTAAGCACAGATGAGTATTTCTGTCGCCATGGAGACTACTGCTACGACCCATCGGAGCTGGGAACAGCACATGAGTGGAACCAGCAAAGAG CTAAAGAGGCTATGGAGAGGGGCCAAAGTCCTGTCATTATTGATAACACTAACTTGCAGAGTTGGGAGATGAGACCCTATGTGGCCAtg GCCTTGAATCAGAAATACAAAGTTGTGTTCAGAGAGCCAGACACTTGGTGGAAGTTCAAGCCCAGAGAGCTGGAGAA ACACACAAAGCACGGTGTGAATCGAGAGAAGATTCGACGGATGCTGGATAGCTATGATAAGCATGTCTCTGTCCACTCCATCATGGGCTCTGCACGACCCGACCTTCACAGAGA GCCTcctgtgacctctgacctgccGCGGCCGGACCTGCTGGAACCCCCTcctcctgtttctctccctGACGTGTCCTCTGTGCCTGTGCGCAGTTTCTTTATGGGACAGCCACCTGAGCTCCTGGACTCTGTGGATCTCTATCAGGACCCCCAGGACGTGGACCAGCGCTTACATGTGGAGCTGCCTGTGATGTTCTCTCAGTCTATCGGTCAGcgtgagaggaaggagagagacagagggaggcgTCCAGCTAATTCCCAGCCTGCTGCAGCGCTGAGCTCAGCTGCCGCACAGGGGTTTGTAGAAGCGGACTGTGCCACGGGCAGTGACGAAGAGATTTTTGCTGCAGGCAGTGCAGAGGTGCAAGCGGAGGTTGCCAAGGGGGGCGATGCACAGGGAGCGCCACTCACGTTTATTGGAGACTGGCCCTGCGAGAGTCAGGGGCCCCGAGGTCAGCGCACCAGCAACCGCAGGCTCGGAGACAAGGAGGCACACGGCCAAGATGACGCCGGTGGCGCCGAGGTGCGGCGAGCTGGGGGTGGGCCAGACTTCTCCGAGTTTCAGAAGCTAATGGACCTGCTCCAGGGAGATGCGGAGGTGGACGGCCCCATCGAGCTGTCTGACAGCGAGGAGGAGAGCAGCCCCAGCTCTGGGCCTGACACCCAGCCGCCGTCACCCAGCTGCCTGACCGAGGACACCACACATGTTCCCAACCCGAGCAGAGAGGAAGAGCGGACGGGAGCTGAaaagggagaggaggacagagcaCAGGAGAGTGGGGAAGAAAGTAacaaagaagaggaggagatggagaaggacAGAAAGGATGAAGGGAAGGAGATAAAAGAAGGCAAGGATGGGTTGGAGGAAGTGAGTGATGCAAAAGGgctggagggaagagaggatggAGAACGATCAGGCGGCGGTCATGTCTCGGAAAAGAGGAGAGTTAACCGGCGGTCAGGCAAATCCTGCCGACTGGCCCTCACATTCACCAATCAGGCACCTGCATCAGTgtcaccccaccacacacagactgaaTCGCCACTACAGCCTGAGTGCCAAACTCAGGACACGTTCATAGAGGTGGTTCCATCCTGCAGTATCTCCACACAGACAGAGTCCTGTGATTTTGCCCTTCTCTGGCGACTGGAGCACGGGGGGTTGTGGGAAGGGGCTGGCGAGAAAGTCCTGACAGGAAATGCATCACACTTTGTCCCCGCTGTCTCTGAGGCGGAGAGCGCATGTCTTGGCCGACGGGTCACCCACGATCGAGGGGCccaagtggaggaggaggagctcatGGAGGCCCGGACGAAAGACGAGGGTCTGAGTATCCTCATGCGCCACTTTACAGGCGTCGCCGTGGAAACGCTAAACGACCTGTATGAGAAATGCCAACAAGACCTGGAGTGGACCACCAACCTGTTACTGGATTCTGGAGAGAGACTGAGCCGTGAGGACGAAGAGGCAGAAACTGAAGATGAGGAAGAATTGGGTAGGCTtaaagagggtgagagggagaaggcagaagagaaggatgaggcggagagagagaagataaaggacagtgaaagagaggaggTCAAAGCTGTCGGGATTGGAATCGCAGAGAGCACGAGAGAAGACACGGAAGCAGATGTCCGCAGTCGTGACCCAGCTGACGTGAGGGTCAGCAGACCAGACGAGGCTACAGACGGCACACATGTGAGGTCAGAGGTTGATGAAGACGAGGCACAGCCCACGCGGGACTCTAAAAGCCCACCAGAGCCGTTTGCACACGAACCAACAGCCCAAGCCACAATGACCAGTCAGTCACAAGAGGCTGTACAGCAGCAAGAGTCTTCACAGAGTCAGAGGCATCTGTCTGAATTTGCTGGCACCGGGACATACTTGTTCTTGGATGCCTGCCCTGAAGCGTCTGGATGGACAGTGGGATTCCAggaagaagaagatggaggggTAGAGGGAGATGGAAAGGAGGACatgaggagaagagtggaggacGTGGACGCTGTTACTCAGTCGATACTGTCTCATCTGGAGAAGTTGacgaagagagaggaggatgaaaaggagagggagaagcaggagagagagagggagagacgaaAGGAGAGAACAAAGGGATCTAAGCCACTGGACATTCAGACTCTGGAACTCAAACTGCCTACTGAGCTTGCACTACAACTCACGGAGCTGTTTGGCCCTGTTGGCATCAACCCAG gTGAGTTCTCGGATGACTGTTCTGTTAAGATGGACCTGAACCTTGCTCGACTCCTGCATCAAAAATGGAAAGAAACCATCCAG GAGAAGCAGAGACAAGCTTCACTATCCTACCACCTACTACAGGAAa GCTCCGTCCACTGGGGTGAATCACAGAGTGGTATGTCCAGACCACAAGACGGGACTAAACCTCACTTTCTGATTGGTGTCGATGGCTATGCATCTCTCGTTGGCCAATCAGATTACACTGAAGACACTCCAATTGTGGCAAATCAGATTACACTGAAGACACTCCAGCACAGGAATCTTTCCCAGCCATATGTGTCTCTAAGGGATATCATGTCAGAAGAACAGGCACTACAAGACATCGAAAAG tCCAGATTGAGTCACTGGGATCCAGAGCTGAGAGATGGGGCTGCCATGTTGAAGGAGAAACAGCTGTTCTCACTCTTCCCCACCATCGACAGACTCTTCCTCAAAGACATCTTCAGACACAACAG TTACAGTCTGGAGCAGACTGAGAAATACCTGCACTGTCTTCTGGATGTGGGGCCTGTCAAAAATGTTGTGGCAACAGACTCTGGCCCCCAACataaccacactcacacaccaagaACACCCAGCAAGGAAAGG AAACAGCAGGAGCCTGAGCCAGTGTTCCAGGAAACAGACGAGCCTGAGTATCAGGACCTTCGGGCAGAGGCCAACCTGCATAGGTTCAAACAACAGGAATGCTTTAGCAAAGCAGCTGAGGCCCATAGGCGTGGCAAGAGACAGGTGGCAAGCTTCTATGCTCAACAG
- the ube2kb gene encoding ubiquitin-conjugating enzyme E2Kb (UBC1 homolog, yeast) — translation MANIAVQRIKREFKEVLKSEETSKNQIRVDLVDENFTELRGEIAGPPDTPYEGGRYQLEIKIPETYPFNPPKVRFITKIWHPNISSVTGAICLDILKDQWAAAMTLRTVLLSLQALLAAAEPDDPQDAVVANQYKQDCEMFKQTARLWAHAYAGAPASNAEYTRKIDKLCAMGFDKNAVIVALSSKSWDVEAATELLLSN, via the exons ACGAGTAAAAATCAGATCAGAGTAGACCTTGTGGACGAAAACTTCACAGAGCTGCGTGGGGAAATCGCTGGACCACCAGATACACCTTATGAAG GTGGGCGATATCAGCTTGAGATAAAAATTCCAGAGACATATCCATTCAACCCTCCAAAG GTGCGGTTCATCACTAAGATTTGGCACCCTAACATCAGCTCGGTGACTGGAGCTATTTGCTTGGACATCCTGAAAGACCAGTG GGCGGCTGCAATGACATTGCGGACAGTGCTTCTTTCTCTCCAAGCCCTTCTGGCAGCTGCAGAACCAGATGACCCACAGGATGCTGTGGTAGCCAATCAG tacaagCAGGACTGTGAGATGTTTAAGCAGACGGCTCGGCTCTGGGCTCACGCCTACGCTGGTGCTCCGGCCTCCAACGCTGAATACACACGCAAGATCGACAAACTCTGTGCCATGGGCTTTGACAAA AATGCAGTAATAGTGGCCTTGTCATCTAAATCCTGGGATGTGGAAGCGGCAACAGAATTGTTGCTGAGCaactaa
- the pds5a gene encoding LOW QUALITY PROTEIN: sister chromatid cohesion protein PDS5 homolog A (The sequence of the model RefSeq protein was modified relative to this genomic sequence to represent the inferred CDS: deleted 1 base in 1 codon), which yields MEFPQQQKPAGEGKIIYPPGVKEITDKISNDEVVKRLKMVVKTYMDMDQDSEEDKQQYLGLALHLASEFFLRNPNKDVRLLVACCLADIFRIYAPEAPYTSHDKLKDIFLFITRQLKGLEDTKSAQFNRYFYLLENLAWVKSYNICFELEDCNEIFIQLFKTLFSVINNSHNQKVQMHMLDLMSSIILEGDGVTQELLDTILINLIPAHKNLNKQAYDLAKALLKRTVQTIETCIANFFNQVLVMGKSSVSDLSEHVFDLIQELFAIDPLLLVSVMPQLEFKLKSNDGEERLAVVRLLAKLFGVKDSELATQNRPLWQCFLGRFNDIHVPVRLECVKFASHCLMNHPDLAKDLTDFLKVRSHDPEEAIRHDVIVTIINAGKKDLNLVNDQLLGFVRERTLDKRWRVRKEAMMGLAQLFKKYCLHHEAGKESAQKISWIKDKLLHIYYQNSIDDKLLVEKIFAQYMVPHSLETEEKMKCLYYLYACLDTNAVKALNEMWKCQNMLRGLVRELLDLHKLPTSEANSVAMFAKLMTIAKNLPDPGKAQDFMKKFNQVLGEDEKLRVQLEQLISPTCSCKQAELCVREITRKLTFPKQPTNPFLEMVKFLLERIAPVHIDSEAISALVKLLNKSIDGTADDEEEGVTPDTAIRSGLELLKVLSFTHPTSFHSSETYESLLQCLKMEDDKVAEAAIQIFRNTGHKIETELPQIRSTLIPILHQKAKRGTPHQAKQAVHCIHAIFHNKEVQLAQIFEPLSRSLNADVPEQLITPLVSLGHISMLAPDQFASPMKSIVANFIVKDLLMNDRSSGNRNGKLWTTDEEVSPEVLAKVQAIKLLVRWLLGMKNNQSKSANSTLRLLSAMLVSEGDLTEQKKISKSDMSRLRLSAGCAIMKLAQEPCYHDIITPEQFQLCGLVLNDECYQVRQIFAQKLHLALAKLSLPLEYLAVFALCAKDPVKERRAHARQCLLKNISVRREFIKQNQVAHDKLVSLLPEYVVPFMIHLLAHDPDFTKPQDFEQLIAIKECLWFMLEVLMVKNENNSHAFLRKMVENIKQTKDAQAPDDPKTNEKLYIVCDVALFVIVNKSTSCHLDCPKDPILPTKFYTTPDKDSVNDKDYLSSEARTVLLTGKPKPVPVLGAVNKPLTVPGRRPYTKSTPTEAGNNNSTNTPPTTPASIKTRDTGAVASVTGARENEENPVIVVKEVKKKEDPQTENSVTPNPPAATPPPVKRGRGRPPKSAAAVTPEKEAGAPASGGGRGRKRTAPAQDHTSTAATEPNSGKIPKQEDAKKAGTQRQMDLQR from the exons ATGGAGTTCCCGCAACAACAGAAGCCGGCGGGGGAAGGCAAAATCATCTATCCTCCGGGTGTAAAAGAGATCACTGACAAAATCAGCAACGATGAAGTGGTGAAACGGTTAAAG ATGGTGGTGAAGACGTACATGGATATGGACCAGGACTCTGAGGAGGACAAACAGCAGTACTTGGGGCTGGCCTTGCATCTGGCCTCTGAGTTCTTCCTGAGGAACCCCAACAAAGACGTGCGGCTGCTCGTGGCCTGCTGTCTTGCAGACATCTTCCGCATCTATGCCCCCGAGGCGCCCTACACCTCACACGACAAACTCAAG GATATTTTTCTATTCATCACACGGCAGTTGAAAGGGTTGGAGGACACCAAGAGTGCCCAGTTCAATCGCTACTTCTACCTTCtggag AACCTGGCATGGGTAAAGTCTTATAACATCTGCTTTGAGCTTGAAGACTGCAACGAGATCTTCATTCAGCTCTTCAAAACCCTCTTCTCTGTCATCAA TAACAGTCACAATCAGAAGGTACAGATGCATATGTTGGATCTGATGAGTTCCATCATATTGGAGGGAGATGGAGTCACACAAGAACTGCTGGACACCATTCTCATCAACCTCATACCAGCCCACAAG AACTTGAATAAGCAGGCATATGATCTGGCTAAAGCTTTGCTGAAGAGGACTGTACAGACCATTGAAACGTGCATCGCCAAT tTCTTTAATCAGGTGCTGGTGATGGGGAAGTCCTCGGTGAGTGACCTCTCCGAGCACGTGTTCGATCTCATCCAGGAGCTGTTCGCCATCGACCCTCTGCTGCTGGTGTCGGTCATGCCCCAGTTGGAGTTCAAACTGAAG AGTAATGATGGTGAGGAGCGGTTGGCAGTGGTGAGGTTGTTGGCCAAACTCTTTGGTGTGAAGGACTCTGAACTGGCCACTCAAAACCGGCCGCTGTGGCAATGCTTTCTGGGAAG ATTTAATGACATTCACGTCCCTGTGAGACTGGAATGTGTGAAGTTTGCCAGCCACTGCCTGATGAATCATCCTGACTTGGCAAAAGACCTTACAG ATTTCCTTAAAGTGCGGTCACATGACCCGGAGGAGGCCATCCGTCATGATGTCATCGTAACGATCATCAACGCTGGCAAGAAGGACCTGAACCTGGTGAATGACCAGCTGCTGGGGTTTGTCAGGGAGAGGACGCTGGACAAGAGG TGGCGTGTGCGGAAGGAAGCCATGATGGGTCTAGCTCAGCTGTTCAAGAAGTACTGCCTACATCACGAGGCTGGGAAAGAATCC GCTCAGAAGATCAGCTGGATCAAAGACAAGCTGCTGCACATCTACTACCAGAACAGCATCGATGACAa gctgCTGGTGGAGAAGATTTTTGCTCAGTACATGGTTCCTCACAGTCTGGAGACTGAGGAGAAGATGAAGTGTCTTTATTACCTCTATGCCTGCCTGGACACCAACGCAGTCAA GGCTCTGAATGAGATGTGGAAGTGTCAGAACATGCTCCGAGGGCTGGTGAGGGAGCTGCTGGACCTTCACAAACTTCCCACG TCTGAAGCCAACAGTGTTGCCATGTTTGCAAAGCTGATGACCATTGCCA agaaCCTGCCTGACCCAGGGAAGGCTCAGGACTTCATGAAGAAGTTTAACCAGGTGCTGGGGGAGGACGAGAAGCTGCGTGTGCAGCTGGAGCAGCTCATCAGCCCCACGTGCTCCTGCAAGCAGGCCGAGCTGTGTGTG AGAGAGATTACAAGGAAGTTGACGTTCCCCAAGCAGCCCACCAACCCCTTCTTGGAAATGGTCAAGTTCCTGCTGGAGAGGATTGCACCTGTGCACATAGATTCTGAAGCTATCAG tgctCTGGTTAAACTGTTGAATAAATCCATTGACGGAACGGCTGACGACGAAGAGGAGGGAGTCACCCCCGACACAGCCATTCGCTCAGGCCTGGAGCTGCTCAAG GTTCTGTCGTTCACTCACCCCACCTCCTTCCACTCTAGCGAGACCTATGAGTCACTTCTGCAGTGTCTgaagatggaggatgacaaagTGGCCGAGGCAGCCATCCAGATATTCAGGAACACGGGACACAAGATTGAGACAGAGCTACCACAGATTCGCTC aactcTGATCCCCATCCTGCATCAGAAAGCGAAGCGTGGCACCCCACACCAGGCCAAACAGGCTGTTCACTGCATCCACGCAATCTTCCACAACAAGGAGGTGCAGCTGGCCCAGATATTTGAG CCTTTGTCTCGCAGTCTGAACGCTGATGTCCCGGAGCAGCTGATCACTCCCCTGGTGTCGCTGGGCCATATCTCTATGCTGGCCCCAGATCAGTTCGCCTCGCCCATGAAGTCCATCGTCGCCAACTTCATTGTCAAGGACCTGCTTATGAATGACCGA TCATCAGGTAACAGGAATGGCAAACTGTGGACCACAGATGAGGAGGTGTCTCCTGAAGTGCTCGCTAAA GTGCAGGCCATAAAGCTTTTGGTGCGCTGGTTACTGGGCATGAAAAACAACCAGTCCAAGTCTGCCAACTCCACACTGAGATTACTGTCGGCTATGCTGGTCAGTGAGGGGGACCTGACAGAGCAGAAGAAAATCAG taaATCAGACATGTCCAGGCTGAGGTTGTCTGCAGGATGTGCTATAATGAAGCTTGCTCAGGAGCCCTGTTACCATGACATCATCACCCCAGAACAGTTCCAGCTCTGTGGGCTCGTCCTGAAC GATGAGTGCTACCAGGTGAGGCAGATCTTTGCCCAGAAGCTGCATCTGGCCCTGGCGAAGTTGTCTCTGCCGCTTGAGTACCTGGCAGTGTTTGCCCTGTGTGCTAAGGACCCGGTGAAGGAGCGCCGTGCCCACGCCCGCCAGTGCCTGCTCAAGAACATCAGCGTCCGCAGGGAGTTCATCAAACAGAACCAGGTGGCACACG ATAAGTTAGTGTCCCTCCTTCCTGAGTATGTGGTGCCCTTTATGATCCATCTGCTGGCACACGACCCAGACTTCACCAAACCACAGGACTTTGAACAGCTCATCGCCATCAAAGA GTGCTTGTGGTTCATGTTGGAGGTGCTGATGGTGAAGAATGAGAACAACAGTCACGCCTTCCTCAGGAAGATGGTGGAGAACATCAAACAGACTAAGGACGCCCAGGCCCCTGACGACCCCAAAACAAACGAG AAGCTGTacattgtgtgtgatgtggcgtTATTTGTTATTGTGAACAAGAGCACTTCCTGTCATTTGGATTGTCCCAAGGATCCAATCCTTCCAACCAAATTTTACACCACACCAGACAAG GACTCTGTCAATGATAAGGACTACCTCTCCTCTGAAGCTAGGACGGTTCTTCTCACAGGAAAG CCGAAACCTGTTCCAGTTCTCGGTGCTGTTAATAAGCCCCTAACGGTTCCTGgacggcggccatataccaaaaGCACCCCAACAGAGGCAggaaacaacaacagcaccaaCACCCCACCCACCACACCTGCATCCATTAAGACCAG GGACACGGGGGCTGTCGCATCTGTTACCGGAGCAAGAGAAAATGAAGAGAACCCTGTGATTGTGGTTAAAGAGGTCAAAAAGaag GAGGACCCCCAGACGGAGAACAGCgtcacccccaaccccccagcaGCGACGCCTCCGCCAGTGAAGCGCGGACGAGGACGGCCGCCCAAGAGCGCAGCCGCCGTGACACCTGAGAAAGAGGCAGGGGCGCCGGCCAGCGGAGGCGGCCGGGGCAGGAAGAGAACAGCACCAGCTCAGGACCACACCTCCACGGCAGCTACGGAGCCAAACAGCGGGAAGATACCAAAACAGGAAGACGCCAAGAAGGCTgggacacagagacagatggaCCTGCAGAG GTAA